The Falco peregrinus isolate bFalPer1 chromosome 1, bFalPer1.pri, whole genome shotgun sequence genome has a window encoding:
- the TDRD1 gene encoding tudor domain-containing protein 1, translated as MAGGRGAPQHSPRRFPPAPGGRAARATAPPLPIGGLPAGRDGLGRAAAAATAPREGRGFISCHRRTGGSMEGVTDRGNSQLTAAADKGNALSHSDLINEKPKKWRYSPQNVFSLGYKKSLFSSLSSSPQMRTCHCCSLFGSLRCSQCKQVHYCSVDCQKKDWAAHRVVCEPLKQNVSNNNGGKLPAETNKGVYLKGNSTSLESLGTEKHVKKIMFSDLQTLGIKPAMEIQGTVTEFKSQSQFYIQMSSPEILNQISKLSLKLQECYADTVIQEQYIAIQGEVCVARYSQDQTWNRALIKDVDLLQKKALIFYIDYGNEEYIPLSWIKALHKDIELLFPPCAIKCSLANYDPKEERWNEGMARFSSQLTGKHCSVTVVDILQEEIMLNFVVDVVFPDVGDCLDKIPLKIRSDVTPGSNATGGDSPRGTASENHTKGSKEKTGEHEDFLHCSNSVAECVSVCIGDVFPGVVSCIQNPENFYCQQTRSACQLAELEVSLNEYCDKSPSSSAFQPAAGDVCCAQFTEDNLWYRAAVIACVSENTVLVGYIDYGNLEVLPLTRLRPLIPRLMHLPAQAIRCTLAGVKPPLEAWTSEAISFMKQLVKDKVFTVEVVDKESYGSVVKLVDASVTPVINLSSYLIERGCAAEKSGMALPTVRMSDVKQANEDATDERIYKWSKLTLEQTVDVVVCTLYSPREFYCQISNKSVLLALRLLNKSLSEYCQKTPPNVFKLENREPCCAFFSDDGNWYRALVQNVTSCGTAKVCFVDYGNTEEVPLDKIRQISSSFLQLPFQGIKCWLSGIKPADGNWIPEATARFHMYAAGRKLQARVISLSRDGAGVELIDNSSGHPKVINEMLTFEKFAVNDVLKDKNNFPDKSADKRETSLRRWKSIELAIDETVPVCVTEVVSPHLFYAVPVQTKVGQEKLHKELLIDLEGYCKSFKNQPFKPKRGEACCARFSGDGHWYRALVLQASQSVVKVLYADYGNTETLPLSKVLPITSSYLKLPFQIIVCSLAGIEKAGWSPLLLEKLKELLLNKYVTITVKGINGSVNLVTVETLCENGSLNVADKLITEGLVKACSAENIRTEHQGDGGETKCCCRELKMQLKRHEQILLFLLNQNPDRSTEMKKLLDH; from the exons AtggcgggcggccggggggcgccGCAGCACAGCCCGCGCCGGTTCCCGCCAgccccgggcgggcgggcagcaCGTGCcaccgccccgcccctccccatTGGCGGGCTGCCCGCCGGGCGGGACGGACTTGGCAGGGCAGCGGCGGCAGCCACAGCTCCCCGTGAGGGTCGCGGCTTCATTTCCTGCCACCGTCGGACCG GAGGTTCCATGGAAGGTGTAACTGATAGAGGGAATTCGCAGTTGACAGCTGCAGCTGATAAAGGAAATGCT TTGTCGCATTCTGATTTGATTAATGAGAAGCCAAAGAAATGGCGATATTCTCCTCAGAATGTTTTCTCTCTTGGATATAAGAAGAGTCTCTTCAGCTCATTGAGCTCGTCCCCTCAAATGAGGACCTGCCATTGCTGCAGTCTGTTTG gatccCTCAGGTGTTCACAGTGCAAGCAAGTACACTATTGCAGTGTAGATTGTCAGAAAAAAGATTGGGCAGCACACAGGGTTGTTTGTGAGCCACTTAAACAGAA TGTAAGTAATAACAATGGAGGCAAGTTACCTGCTGAAACCAATAAGGGCGTTTATCTTAAG GGTAATTCAACTTCTCTGGAGTCTCTTGGGACAGAAAAGCatgtgaagaaaataatgttttcagatCTCCAGACTCTAGGGATCAAACCAGCTATGGAAATACAG GGTACAGTAACAGAGTTCAAGAGTCAAAGTCAATTTTATATACAGATGAGTTCTCCAGAAATTTTAAACCAAATCAGTAAACTTTCTCTGAAACTGCAAGAGTGTTATGCTGACACGGTTATTCAAGAGCAATATATTGCTATCCAAGGGGAAGTCTGCGTTGCAAGGTATTCTCAGGATCAG ACCTGGAACAGAGCACTGATAAAAGATGTGGATCTATTGCAAAAGAAGGCACTAATATTCTATATAGATTATGGAAATGAAGAATATATTCCTCTCTCCTGGATTAAAGCCCTGCACAAAGACATTGAACTGTTGTTTCCTCCATGT GCCATTAAGTGTTCCTTGGCTAATTATGACCCAAAAGAAGAACGATGGAATGAAGGCATGGCTAGATTTTCTTCCCAACTCACGGGAAAGCACTGTTCAGTAACTGTTGTTGACATACTACAGGAAGAAATTATGTTGAATTTTGTTGTAGATGTTGTTTTTCCAGATGTTG GAGACTGCCTAgataaaatacctttaaaaataaggtCTGATGTAACTCCAGGAAGTAATGCCACAGGAGGAGACTCTCCAAGAG gtACTGCATCAGAAAACCATACTAagggaagtaaagaaaaaacaggtgaACATGAAGATTTTCTTCACTGTTCTAATTCAGTTGCAGAGTGTGTTTCCGTGTGTATCGGAGATGTATTTCCTGGTGTGGTTTCCTGCATTCAAAATCCAGAAAACTTTTACTGCCAGCAGACACGCAGTGCCT GTCAACTTGCTGAGCTTGAAGTGTCTCTTAATGAATATTGTGACAAATCTCCCAGTAGTTCAGCTTTTCaacctgctgctggagatgtgTGCTGTGCCCAGTTCACAG AAGATAATCTTTGGTATCGTGCTGCTGTTATAGcatgtgtttctgaaaatacagttttggtGGGCTATATAGATTATGGTAATCTTGAAGTTCTTCCACTGACAAGACTTCGTCCTCTGATTCCAAGATTAATGCACTTGCCAGCTCAAGCCATAAGATGTACCTTGGCAG GTGTAAAGCCACCATTAGAAGCCTGGACCTCAGAAGCTATTTCTTTTATGAAACAACTGGTGAAAGACAAAGTGTTTACAGTAGAAGTAGTGGATAAAGAGAGTTATGGATCTGTGGTGAAGCTTGTAGATGCATCTGTTACTCCAGTAATAAATCTATCAAGCTATCTTATagagagaggctgtgcagctgAGAAATCAGGGATGGCCTTACCAACAGTCCGAATGAGTGATGTTAAGCAAGCAAATG AGGATGCAACAGATGAAAGAATTTACAAGTGGAGTAAACTAACTCTTGAACAAACAGTAGATGTTGTAGTGTGTACACTTTACAGTCCTAGAGAATTCTACTGTCAGATTTCAAATAAGAGTG ttttacttgcTCTACGCTTACTTAACAAATCGTTGTCTGAATACTGTCAGAAAACTCCACCAAATGTTTTTAAGCTGGAGAATAGAGAaccttgctgtgcttttttctcTG atgATGGTAACTGGTACCGTGCTTTGGTGCAAAATGTTACTTCATGTGGAACTGCTAAAGTATGCTTTGTGGACTATGGAAATACTGAGGAAGTACCACTGGATAAAATACGGCAGATCTCATCCTCGTTCCTACAACTTCCATTTCAAGGGATTAAATGCTGGCTCTCAG GTATAAAGCCTGCTGATGGCAACTGGATTCCAGAAGCTACAGCAAGATTTCATATGTATGCTGCAGGGAGAAAGCTTCAAGCCAGAGTAATTTCCCTTTCCAGAGATGGGGCAGGTGTGGAGCTTATTGACAATTCCTCAGGTCATCCAAAAGTGATCAATGAGATGTtaacttttgaaaaatttgctgtaaatgacgttttaaaagataaaaataactttccagACAAGTCTGCTGACAAAAGAG AAACCTCACTCAGGCGCTGGAAGTCGATTGAATTGGCTATAGATGAAACTGTACCTGTCTGTGTAACAGAGGTGGTGAGCCCTCACTTGTTCTATGCTGTACCAGTTCAAACTAAAG taggtCAAGAGAAACTACATAAGGAGTTGTTGATTGATCTGGAGGGATATTGTAAATCTTTTAAGAACCAGCCCTTCAAACCAAAACGAGGTGAAGCCTGTTGTGCCAGGTTTTCAG GTGATGGCCATTGGTACAGAGCTCTTGTTCTACAAGCTTCTCAGTCTGTAGTGAAAGTATTGTATGCAGACTATGGGAACACAGAGACTTTACCACTTTCAAAGGTGTTGCCAATCACCAGTTCCTACTTAAAGCTGCCTTTTCAGATAATAGTGTGTTCGCTTGCAG gaatAGAGAAAGCTGGGTGGTCTCCATTATTACTTGAGAAGTTGAAAGAACTGTTACTGAATAAATACGTCACAATTACAGTGAAAGGAATTAATGGAAGTGTTAATTTGGTAACAGTGGAGACACTTTGTGAAAATGGTAGTTTGAATGTAGCTGACAAACTCATAACAGAAGGTTTAGTCAAAGCCTGTAGTGCTGAAAACATACGTACTGAACATCAAG GTGATGGAGGTGAGAccaaatgctgctgcagagaattaaaaatgcag CTTAAAAGGCACGAACAGATCCTACTCTTCCTTCTAAACCAGAATCCAGATAGatccactgaaatgaaaaaactgTTGGACCACTAA